Within Primulina tabacum isolate GXHZ01 chromosome 5, ASM2559414v2, whole genome shotgun sequence, the genomic segment TagaaaagaagagaaatttTTTTGGGTCCTGTTTTCTAAAAGCAGAAAGTGAAAAGTAATCCCCACGTCTCTTTTGAAAATCCccgtaatatttttttcaaaaatacgatccacaaatattttattcttttacCAGTACGCCGTTCGCTGATTTTTGTTTCTAAACTTATAGGAGGTTAAcagtttttttataaaaaaaaaaaattaagtgacCGCGCGATGCCTATACAGAAAACTAGTGTTGCTATATAGAGTAAATAAGAAAGGTAAAATTCCAACCGACAttatctaatatttttaaaagaattatATATTCCCATATTTGGCGATTTGCGTGGAAAAGTAAGGGAAGTCAGCTATGGCTGGTCTCAATCAAAGCAATTACCCTAAAGAAAATCGTGTACAATAAATAAATACCAGTACAGACGAAGGATAAGGAAGCGAAATGGAATAATTATTTTCCCTAGCAAAGCTGCCCCACacttattatataaataaaccaAATCGTTTATGATATATGTAAAATTTGATTCGAGAAAAATTTCGTATGAGTTCTTTTAATGagatttattaatataaacgaatcaaattcatgttttataaTATTCGACTCGTTAGTTTGTGAACATATTCGTTGATAAACTCACGAGtcatcttttagatgaaaaataataattttaatatttgatttattattttttcatattatgaaataaataaaaatatctattaactttatttattataattataataaatttacaaattttattaagaattttatatttttctcaaaatatataatttatttttaatgaatttaatgaagatttaaatgtataattcatatttattaagttcttttaggctcgataaaagcttgaataagctcgagAGCCTtgaatatattcgttaaataaaacTCAAGCTCGGTTCGATTATAAGCGAGTCAAGCTCAAACATTTAAGAGTAGAGTTCAGTTCGACTCAATTACATCCCAACCCATATTGCTTAATGAAACAACGCTGCGTGCAAAAGTAGTATAAATCTCGAACTACAAAACAATGCGGACTATACCATGAATCGCAATTTACTAAAAGTATACGGTGTTCTAGTAATTTGCTGAAATTAAGCGTATTTCTTGCATCATCTCCAAAACTCCATCCTATCATTCTAATTATAAGCCACATAAAGCCGCACGCATTATAGAGTAAAAAAATAGGGTCAAATGACCCCATTGTGTAACGGGCTGCATCATTTGTTTAGTTAGAGAATgcctttttaaaaaataaatatagagGGTATGCTATTAATTTAAATGACCCGTACAGTAATCCAACTCCTTAATGTCGTGGGTAAAACAAGAAATATACGCTAAACACACAGAAGGCATAGCAGAATGTTCAAGGGTGAGTAGGGGGCCTCCCTCCCTAACATAATAGCATGGACCCTTCGCATTTAGTTTTTTGGCCCTTTAAAGCATTGCACATGTGACATGCATTCGTATTGAAATGACAATTGAGGTTGTGTTGCTCCCACCTGTGATTGACATAATACAATCTTACCTAGAGGATGGAGGCATATCCAATCGGAATTTGAGGACCGATTTTTTCATATTATTTATTAGCCATGTGTAAGTTCTTGATCTCTTCTCTAGTTGATTAACGAAATTAGAAAGCTCACAAGACATTCTAAAATTTTTGCATATATGAAATGCGTGTAACAATCAATATTTTCAGCTCATCTATCCATCCATGTTTATCAATACATTAGAAACTACCAAAGCAAAAAGCAAGTGGATTAAACTTCAGGAAATGTTTCATCACATATACATACAACAAAATCATTCACGACAAGACGAGCAGTTTTCTTCGAGCAGTAGAGATTTATACATTCTCAATCATTTTACTTGATGAGGTTGTCTGTGATGAAAACAATGTGTGTTTATAAGGAATATACTAACCAGGTAAGTACATCGCAGAAAGCTTTGGAGTTTTGCTCAAACTGAGTAGATCTTCCTCACCTTTTTTGTGTGTCTACGGCAAATGGGGCAATTTCCAGAAGACGCTACTATCCTGTGAAGTTCAGATAAGTTGATGTTTAGTTATTTTTAATTCGGTTCTAATATTGGCtactaaaaaaattaagttTTGAACAAATTTATCTAGACCAAAATGTTTCACGAGTTTTTTCCCATATCCACACAAAAGAATTCTCAGAAAACAACACAAATTATTGTCCTTTAAGCGAATTAACCAACCACCCATTATGGAAGCAAAAACCATATTGCTAGTTTATGGTGATTTCATCTCGTCCTCAATTATAGAAACTGAAACATTATTGGTAACTGGCACGTACCAACTGTTACGAAGTCAAAGGAAGTGATCTTAGAAGAAAGTGGCAGGCCCATTATCAAGAACGTTTAGTCTTGAAGAGTTACAAAGGCCAGTGAAGGAAATGAGAATAAAACATGAGAGAGAGTCAGTTAGCATTCCGGTTTTTGTTGTCAGTTTTCACGTATAGACAAGCCTAGAGCTAGGGATAGTGGAGGAATATTGTACAGAGGCAACTCTGGATCATTTTCGTTCAATAGAATTACAGTTCATTGGAAGGGTTCTGATTATGTGTTGATTACAATACCTTTCTCCATAATGGGTGGAACATAATCTTAGATCTTACTGCAGCTTGATCTAAACCATACATGTTAGTGGGATTATGTTCAGAATCCAGAAGGTTTAATAGTCACGTCCAGTAATATTCTCTCATATTTGATAGAATTACTCAAAAGAAAAACATTTGTTATTAAAAACGCGATGGAACGTATCTTTCTTCGTATTACAGGGCAAAGTTTATGCAAAATTTTGTAATAATTAACTTAGGAGTAGTCCCCTCTCTTATAATTACGTTCCTCGctttaataaaaaaacaacTGTGAAcgtgatttttatatattttaatcaaatcaatatATTCTCACAACCTATTATCCATTATATCCAAAGCTTCAGAATACAAGTTCGAATACAATTTGGCCAATATACCATGAGCATCTGGAGTAATGTATCCCATCAAATTTGTGAGATATATTTCAATCCGATCAAATTGGGAAGGAAAATAGGAAAACATGTTAGCCAATGAGCATAGCTTATATGAAGATGCAAGGTCAAAAACCAACTAGTATGATATAAAACATTGGGGCTGATAAAGGTACCTCGTCGCACATCCAAAACAAGCCACACAATGGCCACATGGAATAAAGAAGCAATCCCTTGGATCATCAAAGCATATTGCACAAAGCCGCCGAACATTACTGTTGTATTCATCGTCTCTTATAGGCTTCCCATTGTGTGTATCCCCAGCCTGCACATGTTCAAGATACTCTTCATCGTCAGAGTCGGAGGCATAAGAAGAACCCTGACTCAAGCGGTTGTCATCCTTTTGCACAAGCAACGGGGTTCTCTCGGATCCCACGAGCCCCGCTGGACCTATTTCATCTTCTTGGTTGGTGCTTCGGAAAATATTCAAAATGTGATTGATGAGTAGCACAAACAAAGTCACTACAACTGCACAGAAAAGAAATTAAAGAAATcataaaagaaattaaaaggTATAGATACTATCCGTGAATTAACATGGAAAAAGAGTACCTATGCCAACAAGATAAACGCTCCATCGAGGTCCATATACAATTTTCACGCTCCAGTCACCATTGGCCAGTCCCTAGAGACAGATGAATAATACATTTTAACTTCTAGGAAACATAGAGGTGATGAACAAGAGTGTGAGTCGGTACTTCTGAGTGGTGCAGATGGCCGATATATTTGTCACTAGAAACCGACTTCTACCAAGTAAACTTACAGATATTTGACCAGGAGATGTAAGAAGGGCAGCATTTTTACTTAGGAAAAAGAGGTTGACATTACATTGGCCCTCCGCAATATCGCACTGGTGATATGCTTCAGTTGTGTTGTATAAGAGAGCTTTAATTCCAATCTTCAATTCCATCTGTTTAGCATACCCAACATCAGTAAACAACACTTCtgctaaaaaaatcaaaaaataaataaaactttgCTATGTTAAGTAATAACTTGGATGCATTATTACGAAATGCTTGCCTCTACAACTTCGTAGTTCAAGTTGCCCACTGCAATGTAGTAGGAAGAAGATTTGGGCATCTCATATTGAAATGTGCCATTTCCTAAGGAGAACAAAGTGAGCGGGTTGCAATAAAATGACAAACACACCAATTATATTTCACCTTACCGTGAATGATATTCAATGATAAAGCTGTGTTTGGGTATGATGGATTATCAAGCCACGCATCTAGTCCTTCAATCCCTGAGATGATTCACATCACAGAAAAAAGATCAGGATAGCAAATAGAAACATGAGCAacgagaaaaaaatttaaaatatacaacTGATATGAAATGCCAGCACAACAGAAAATGTCGAGCATCCGGCACATAAAACACAATCTTAAATTATACGTATTTGTTTTTGCTTATTGGGACTTGAGCATTTATCTATACCTCCAAAAGCCTTTTACAACACTCATTTTCCTATCATTGACATCTTCCACCAGGACTCGTCGTCTACTTCAAAAGCTAAAGACTACAAAAATAAGTTCGGAATAGCAACCGATAAGCACTCACCACTGCTATTAATTGGTTAACATCATCAGAGACACCAAATTCGATGACCTTTTGCCTCACGATCCAAGTtcttttataatataaaaataaaaactgcGGACAAAGAAAACCACCTAAAGGTAAACTAAGCTTGAACATGCTACAGGACTTGTTTCTTTCACTCTCTCATTGTGCAACCCTAACTTCTATCTGAAGCCATCAGCATAATGAGAACAATTCTATCCTCTTTCTTTTTCGACATTGTCTAAATTACGCTATCAGGTGGCTAAATATTCAAAAAGTGAACTTATGTTTGAAAAGATAATAATTACCTTCCACTATTACTAGGACAAGAGATGAACGGTGGGAGTTCActgaatataaaatatttattctagATCCTTCATTCAAATAAAACATCCATTCCTGCAGTTGAAGCAAAACAATTATCTGCATTTATTCCACTTTTGTGGAGATGTAATCAAAAATTACATCTGGTATCTAGCAACAATAGAAGTACTTAAATTACGTTTAGTATAAAATCACTTTGTTAAACTTACTTTGTGAGTACTAGCAGGGAAAGTAACCTTGTGACTATCAGTCCACTTGATCACATCATCCAGAGGGGGATTTTTATGAAAACCGTATAGCATTAGATCTTTAACTGGTTCAAGTTCTTCCACCTGGTAAAAGTTGAAGTTAACTTAGAATAGAACAGAGCGTCAGTTTTTTGGCTGCTATGCCATTGCTAATCAGATATGAAGGCACGTATAATTAAAAAGAACGATAAAATAGTAAgccaagaaaaagcaaaagcacAATCTACCTCAAATTACCTTTATAGACTCAACAAAAAGATGGTTAGGATTGATCAGTATTGATGAATAAGGACCAAGTCTCGTATCCTCCGGTGCATATACCCCAATTATCAAAATCATAGAAGCTGAAATCAGaaataaacaaatattcatGATAAATAGAATGATGATTATGGTTTCCTGTCCTGACTTTGTAAGCAACATGCAGAACATTGATTGAATAGACAAAATTTACCAAAGATattttatcaatatttttttctatACTCAACTAACCCATCAAAACTCATAAATCAAAAAAGTTCTCACGTATCTTAAGACagagataaagaaataacaaatccGAGAATTCCAACTCTTCTTTCCGCTTTATTCATCAGAAGAAGCGATTAGTAACACCTGCATATCAGTAACCTTGGTGCTCACCTAAGCTAACACacacataatttattattttcttctgCATATATAAGTGGTAGTAACATATTATGAAGCCTAGGCAAAACGTATCACTTACTGCTGCATAACTGCCACAAGAAGGTAAAAACTCACCAAAAAAATAGAAAAGGAGCGCAACAACGACGCCAGACCAAACACCAAGTCTGATCCTAGAGGAGCCATTACTTAAAGTCGTCGTCGAAAGATCTCTGTGAGATGATGAGTTATCCCGACTCCGTCGAGGAAATAGGGGCAGAGGAAACGGAGGTTGAAGATCAAATGGTCGAGGAAATGATGGATGGGGAAATGGTGGATGGGGAGACGTCCGATGGGGAAACGGCAATGGCGGTGACTCTTCCATTCAGAAAACGAACAGACTAGATTTCTTCCAAAAACCAAAACAAAATCGATGAAAATGGTGAGATTTTCGAAATCCTAATTCTGATTAACAGAATACACCATCATATATTAGAATTTCTGGGAGTGAAGAAATTTCCATATATTTTCAAGGAAGGTTCTGTGGTTAGGGGTTTTGGGGTCTTTGAATGTTCGCTCCACTAGCGCGGGACAGACGGCGTTTAGCTTCAGTTCAGATTACGTACGGCAGCGTGTAAATTAGGCATTGATTATTAGCCAATCATATAATGACACGGTAACTTAGGAGAGAAGATTCGGTTTGGACAGTTAATTATGGAATTTCATATTATCCGTCTTTATTCCGAAGAAAGAGATAATTGGTTCATTAAGGGGCGTTTGGTAGGGTTTAGgtgggtttattttttttaatcatctaATCACATGTTTGGTACGGATGATTATTTCCTTCCATCGACCGCCCACCGCCAACCCCTGCCGCTTGCCGACCACCACCGCCGGCCGACTGTCGTCGCCGGCCTTACCGCCGCCGCCACTTCCGGCCGATCGCCGCCTCCTCCTCCGGCCGACCGCCACTTCCAGCTGACCGCCGCCACCTCCAGCCGACCACCACCGTCGCTTCCGGCCGACCGCCGCCCCCACCGACACACGATTAGAATGACAgttttgtcaattcatcaaaaaattattaattatcacattcttatccatcataccaaacataatattattttatcattatatattatatttctacttcaatcattgtttttatcatttctctcttaatcatttcattattttatcctCCAAATCAAACGCAGCCTAAATATTCTTGTTTATGCTGAAACTTCCATATTTTCGTAATATTGTGTGTCTTAATTTTTGTGAATTTGTTTTTGAATTTACCTAAAAGACCCATATCAATTGATATAATTTTATCCTATAAAAAAATGGTTTTTTCGTGTTATAACGTAAGACTTTGATTACAATGCCAACAATCTAAcgtttaaatcaaattttataaataattaattcatcCAACTTTTCATCATACACGTAACTATTACCTCGCATAGTACTCATTCCAACATAATTGCATTAATGTGGACTTTGAAAAGTCGACCATATCATCGTTTCTTGATCTGGCAAGGGGAATAGTTTATTAGGTCCATGAAGTTTGAGAAGAATCGCTGGAATATGTCTACTGATTTGTTGGATGTGTGTTAATCTGTGGTCATGAGTTTATGATGTATGTAAGTTTGATTGTCGTTCATGTAAAAAATAATGCCAAGTTTATGAGATTTTGAAAGTCATGTTGGTATTTTCTAAGAAGCTTAATAAAATTGACTGAAAACAGAGTCTTGCTCATTTTATTGatagaagtaaaaaaaaaacatgttaaGCAGGGACAGAGGTTACAccccaaattttttaaaaaaatttatatgtaaatttttgtataattttgaataaatttgatattagttcgggtagatcaatttaaaatattaaaagatgttATAGTTTATCCTGGCTCCGACACTGATGTTAAGACGAGAGATTGAAATAGAATAATCTTCCACTCTtctgtataaaaaaaattaataaaaaaaaatagaatagTCTTGTCTTGAGATTTGTAAATGCAAGTGTATCTTTCATACTTgagatattaataataattacatATACCTAAAATGTCCTATCAATGAAATCCTATAATTCTGGTAATAAATCATCATCTACCACTGTGAAAAGAACTAGTAGACGTTCTCCCCACAGAAGAAGACGAGTTATAAATGGTTAGATCGATGCTACATGTGGGGACAGTGTTTGGCCTGGACAAGGATTGCACacacatatgtgattttaaaaaaattagtggaccTCGTGTATTAATGGCTAAATTTGGACCCTTGATTCTATCATGGGGTAGTGCCCCTACATGTAGGATGGAATGAACCGTTATAAATGGTAGTGATGATGCTCTCACTCAGTCCCAAGCTCAAGAATCTTGATGTCATTTCATCGGCTCTCCTTGAACCAGCTGAACTTAACTTGTCGAAAACTGGCAGTACTTCATCCCCATTCAGATACCTCAGCACTTGCCTCATGTTAGGCCTTGCTTCTGCCTTCGGGTGAGAGCACAAAAGACCAAGTCCCAGTATTATCTCCATCTCTTCATTAACATAATTTGACCCCAATCTAGCGTCAACCGCATCATAAATGTTGCCTACTTGCATACACTCCACCACCCAATCCACCAATATCATGTTTCGTGCCGCTTCGCACACCACCGGTGCCCGCCCACAAGCCACCTCAAGAAGCAGAATCCCGAAAGCAAAAACGTCGGTGCTCGCTGATGCCTTACCCGTTCGAGTCAGCTCTGGTGCAATGTAACCTATTGTGCCCACCACGTTTGTCGTGTGTGAGTTTTTTCCGTGATCGTATAATCTTGCTAGTCCGAAGTCTCCCAGCCTTGCATTCATTTCTGCATCGATTAATACGTTACTCGATTTCACGTCCCGATGTATGACAATCTGTTCCCACTCCTCGTGTAAGTACAATAGTCCGGATGCTATGCCTTTGATGATATTGAATCTTTGTTCCCAGTTCAAGAAAATGTTGCCATTCCTGGAGTTATTGTACAACAAAGAATCCAGGCTTCCATTTGGGACGTAGTCGTAAACTATGAGAAGATCTTTCTTGTGCTTACACCATCCCTGAAGATTCACTAAATTCTTGTGCCGTAGTCTTCCAAGAGTCTCAATTTCTGCAGCAAACTCCCTCAATCCTTGCAGCGAATTGTTAGACATGATCTTCTTCACAGCAATCTCAGTCCCATTGGTATGTAAAACACCTCGGAACACTGCACCAAACCCTCCAATTCCAATAATTTCACTCTCTTTAAACCCCTTAGTTGCCTTGTAAAGGTCCCTGTAACGGAATCTACGGGGACATTCCCGTTCCCAATCCTCCAAATGCTCAAACTTCGTCACTCTCCTATACACAAGTATGCTCCCTAAAGCTATCAACAGTAAGAAAATCATAACTGAAAAGGTCGCAATAAGTGCTTTTTTCAACTTATCGTTAGATGTTGAAGATGGTTTCACATTGGGCACAACAGGAAGCCTATCAATATCGAGTGGATCAGCCGTCCCATTTAGCTTGAAACTCCATCCCAGGATGTAATGAGCGCTAAATTTTTTTCCAGTGGCAGCCGAAAACCCAGCATACATCTGATCTTTGACGACGTTCGACAAGTCAACGGGTTCAGACAACAAAGGCTCTATTGGCTTGGAAGAATTTATAGGAGCAACTGTTACATTCAAAACTTTCTTTAACCCATCATACTCAATCCAAGCCTGTATAGGCTCTCCACTCTCCAAGATAACCTCCTCCTGGTCTGCTCTAGTCCCGTTCTTAAGGTAGGTCGCCGAATCGGCAGCTATTGGTTTCATTCCATTAACGTTGATCCCGACATGATTCCCATGTGTATCTGACTCTTCATTGTACCCATTCACCGTGTCGAATTCCACAAGAAAGATATGGTTTGTCGAGTTCATATCGTTCGTCGAGTTGAAAATTCCCAGATAATGATCTCCCTCCGCGCCAGGAAATCCCGGGGTTGGAGACAAAGTGAAGGCAAACCCAAAGCCTCCACGGCTCGCATAATCAGGCAGGATTTGGAAGACAAAACATGTGGAGAATGAAGAAGCATTGGGGCTGTTATTGAACATGGAAATCGAATCGGTATGAAACGCATGGCCTATAAGATTTGGTGCTTTGTCCGTGAGTTTTAGAGCTCCACTCGCCTCTATGGAAGCCGATCCACCTACAGTAACATCCGATGCATTGAATCCACTGTAGACGAATTCCAGAGATTGAGAAATCAAGAAAGAGTTGCAGAGGATTATTAAACATAGAATCAATAAATGGGAAGATAGATCCATGGAGTAGAGAGACGGCGGCGATAATGTACATAAACTAGACGAGTATAAATAACGGATTCAGACCGGAAAGAATTCGTTACATGGAGTTGAAAGGTCAAAGTATTGACCCCGACATGGTCAAGTGTGAGCTATTATTGCAGCGGCATCAGTCCGTTGCAATTTCAGGTCAGCTACGTGCCTTTCATGAGCAcgcaaatattttttatgattatttcTATAATGATAATTTTTATGTGTGGTTGCAACTTTTGGTgataaatcaaatttaaaaatatatttacagATGTCTATTCGGCCCAatttctcaataatacatagTCACGTTAATTAGaaattaaagataaatattttcttcaataattaaaaattattgcaaaaaataaatttgGACCACACCAATAATCACCACCCAAACTATATATATGCCCCATAATTGAATTTTGTTATCTTTATATGTACCTTTTAATAAATTGTGTTTAAATATGATCAAATTTAATGTTTAATTATACATTTATAAAAAGTCCATACAAATCAAGATGGTATGTCTCAATTGTATTGGTTAATACTAACGTACACGGCACACGTGATACGTGAGTTATTTAAcaatcttatttttattttgtaaaatttggtttttgtcaaaatataatatagcgagataaaaaaaaatttgtattgaTAATATTTAATCTATTTATGTTTTATCTAAGCGATGATAATTTCAAAAAAGTGGTGATGATTTAATAACTGAGTCTAGGAATGTGATTATTATAACAATTTGGatcaaaatgaaatatttgaaatttcaagAAATGGAACAGGTCGATTAGAGATAATGTCATATATAAACAGTCACGGGTAAATgataaataaaacaaataaaaatgttttctttAGATGAGATATTTGATTTGAGAATAGATTTGAACGAAAAATCTGAAACGACGTTCATTTGAATGTAATTCGAATCAATCATAAATTACTATTATATATACATAGATAGCAAGTGATAATTTGAAATTCACCCAACATCCATCATCAAAACAatcaaatgtttaaaatatgtggatttgaaattcatagcTTCAAATCTTTCTATTCAAATGCAATCTAGAGATATTAAAGTAAATTTAATttctataaatttaattttatgttacAAAGTCTAACCAAATTCAGTTAAGTCACTcacttaatataataatatatagtaGTTAAATTGTGTCCACGGATACAGCTAGGTTAGTCGCCTTTTTCTGTATAAAAGTACGTATTTATCCATTATTAAACATTATCCATTGGTGTAGCTAGGTTGGTCAGGTTAAATGTACAAAGTTGAAATTTAGCATGTGATGATTTCTTATAATCCTATTCGGCCGTTTTGTAAATACTAGGTTGCTCGAACTTCGGATATAAGATCTATATATGATAATTTATagtgtaattatttaaaaaattgaatataatatattatagtgATAATGACTAGGCCCATCAAGATTGGGCCCAATCCAAATTTTGGACCCCTAGCCTATTTCGGACCAGGTACGctcttataaataccaggttcgaGTGTCCAAT encodes:
- the LOC142545808 gene encoding E3 ubiquitin-protein ligase APD2-like, translated to MEESPPLPFPHRTSPHPPFPHPSFPRPFDLQPPFPLPLFPRRSRDNSSSHRDLSTTTLSNGSSRIRLGVWSGVVVALLFYFFASMILIIGVYAPEDTRLGPYSSILINPNHLFVESIKVEELEPVKDLMLYGFHKNPPLDDVIKWTDSHKVTFPASTHKEWMFYLNEGSRINILYSVNSHRSSLVLVIVEGIEGLDAWLDNPSYPNTALSLNIIHGNGTFQYEMPKSSSYYIAVGNLNYEVVEMELKIGIKALLYNTTEAYHQCDIAEGQCNVNLFFLSKNAALLTSPGQISGLANGDWSVKIVYGPRWSVYLVGIVVVTLFVLLINHILNIFRSTNQEDEIGPAGLVGSERTPLLVQKDDNRLSQGSSYASDSDDEEYLEHVQAGDTHNGKPIRDDEYNSNVRRLCAICFDDPRDCFFIPCGHCVACFGCATRIVASSGNCPICRRHTKKVRKIYSV
- the LOC142545809 gene encoding lectin-domain containing receptor kinase VI.3-like, with amino-acid sequence MDLSSHLLILCLIILCNSFLISQSLEFVYSGFNASDVTVGGSASIEASGALKLTDKAPNLIGHAFHTDSISMFNNSPNASSFSTCFVFQILPDYASRGGFGFAFTLSPTPGFPGAEGDHYLGIFNSTNDMNSTNHIFLVEFDTVNGYNEESDTHGNHVGINVNGMKPIAADSATYLKNGTRADQEEVILESGEPIQAWIEYDGLKKVLNVTVAPINSSKPIEPLLSEPVDLSNVVKDQMYAGFSAATGKKFSAHYILGWSFKLNGTADPLDIDRLPVVPNVKPSSTSNDKLKKALIATFSVMIFLLLIALGSILVYRRVTKFEHLEDWERECPRRFRYRDLYKATKGFKESEIIGIGGFGAVFRGVLHTNGTEIAVKKIMSNNSLQGLREFAAEIETLGRLRHKNLVNLQGWCKHKKDLLIVYDYVPNGSLDSLLYNNSRNGNIFLNWEQRFNIIKGIASGLLYLHEEWEQIVIHRDVKSSNVLIDAEMNARLGDFGLARLYDHGKNSHTTNVVGTIGYIAPELTRTGKASASTDVFAFGILLLEVACGRAPVVCEAARNMILVDWVVECMQVGNIYDAVDARLGSNYVNEEMEIILGLGLLCSHPKAEARPNMRQVLRYLNGDEVLPVFDKLSSAGSRRADEMTSRFLSLGLSESIITTIYNGSFSSSSVGRTSTSSFHSGR